Proteins co-encoded in one Ziziphus jujuba cultivar Dongzao chromosome 9, ASM3175591v1 genomic window:
- the LOC107426617 gene encoding protein SMALL AUXIN UP-REGULATED RNA 12 has product MASGRCNKIRNIVRIRQMLQRWRRKARIAAARPAPSDVPAGHVAVCVGSSCRRFIVRATYLNHPMFKKLLLQAEEEYGFTNHGPLAIPCDESFFEEVLRVVSRSEPGSSSGRFLSLEDFQRRCHVDSRSKLELLGESRPLLHGLADESVF; this is encoded by the coding sequence atggcgTCGGGAAGATGCAATAAGATTCGGAACATTGTGAGAATCCGCCAAATGCTACAGAGGTGGCGCAGGAAGGCTCGAATAGCGGCGGCTAGACCAGCGCCGTCCGATGTACCGGCAGGACACGTGGCTGTCTGCGTCGGCAGCAGTTGCAGGAGGTTTATCGTGCGGGCGACGTACCTGAATCACCCGATGTTTAAGAAGCTTCTGTTGCAAGCCGAGGAAGAGTACGGCTTCACCAACCACGGTCCCCTTGCGATCCCCTGCGACGAGTCGTTCTTCGAGGAGGTATTACGCGTCGTTTCCCGATCCGAACCGGGTTCTAGCTCGGGTCGGTTCCTCAGCCTCGAGGACTTCCAGAGACGTTGCCACGTGGACAGCCGAAGTAAGCTCGAACTCTTGGGCGAATCTCGACCGTTGCTACATGGGCTGGCTGATGAATccgttttttaa